A genomic segment from Vibrio chagasii encodes:
- the acs gene encoding acetate--CoA ligase has product MSEAHVYPVKENIKSTTHADNDTYLAMYQQSVSDPEGFWGEHGKIVDWIKPFTKVKNTSFDPGHIDIRWFEDGTLNVSANCIDRHLAERGDEVAIIWEGDDPADDKTLTFNELHKEVCLFSNALKEQGVRKGDVVCLYMPMVPEAAVAMLACTRIGAVHTVVFGGFSPEALSGRIIDSNAKVVITADEGVRGGRAVPLKKNVDEALTNPEVKTIEKVMVLKRTGGDVAWHEHRDIWWHEATANVSADCPPEEMNAEDPLFILYTSGSTGKPKGVMHTTGGYLVYAAMTFKYVFDYQEGETFWCTADVGWITGHTYLVYGPLANGAKTILFEGVPNYPNTSRMSEVVDKHQVNILYTAPTAIRALMAKGNEAVEGTSRDSLRIMGSVGEPINPEAWEWYYKTIGNEQSPIVDTWWQTETGGILIAPLPGATDLKPGSATRPFFGVQPALVDNMGNIIEGATDGNLVILDSWPGQMRTVHGDHDRFEQTYFSTFKGMYFTSDGARRDEDGYYWITGRVDDVLNVSGHRMGTAEIESALVAFDKIAEAAIVGIPHDIKGQAIYAYITLNDGEFPTAELHKEVKDWVRKEIGPIATPDVLHWTDSLPKTRSGKIMRRILRKIATGDTGNLGDTSTLADPSVVDKLIAEKAELA; this is encoded by the coding sequence AAATCAACCACACACGCGGATAATGACACTTACCTAGCCATGTACCAACAATCTGTTTCTGACCCAGAAGGCTTTTGGGGTGAACACGGAAAAATCGTGGATTGGATTAAGCCATTCACAAAAGTAAAAAATACCTCTTTCGATCCAGGCCACATCGATATTCGCTGGTTTGAAGATGGCACACTCAACGTGTCTGCTAACTGTATTGACCGACACCTTGCTGAGCGCGGTGATGAAGTCGCAATCATCTGGGAAGGCGATGACCCTGCTGATGATAAAACCCTCACTTTTAATGAATTGCACAAAGAAGTGTGTCTGTTCTCTAACGCTCTAAAGGAGCAAGGCGTACGTAAAGGCGACGTAGTTTGTCTGTACATGCCAATGGTACCTGAGGCTGCGGTTGCTATGCTGGCGTGTACTCGTATTGGTGCGGTTCACACAGTAGTATTCGGTGGTTTCTCACCAGAAGCTCTGTCAGGTCGTATTATCGATTCGAATGCTAAAGTCGTGATCACAGCCGATGAAGGCGTGCGTGGCGGCCGAGCTGTTCCTCTTAAGAAAAACGTCGATGAAGCACTGACTAACCCAGAAGTGAAAACCATCGAAAAAGTGATGGTGCTTAAGCGCACTGGCGGCGATGTTGCATGGCATGAGCACCGTGATATTTGGTGGCATGAGGCGACAGCAAACGTATCAGCAGACTGCCCACCAGAAGAGATGAATGCGGAAGACCCACTATTTATCCTTTATACATCAGGCTCAACAGGCAAACCAAAAGGTGTAATGCATACTACCGGTGGTTACCTTGTTTACGCAGCGATGACCTTTAAATACGTATTTGATTACCAAGAAGGCGAAACCTTCTGGTGTACTGCCGATGTGGGTTGGATTACTGGCCACACATACCTTGTTTACGGACCACTGGCTAACGGCGCTAAGACAATCCTGTTTGAAGGTGTACCAAACTACCCGAACACAAGCCGCATGAGCGAAGTGGTTGATAAGCACCAAGTCAACATTCTTTACACTGCACCAACAGCTATTCGTGCATTAATGGCGAAAGGCAATGAAGCGGTTGAAGGCACATCTCGTGACAGCTTAAGAATCATGGGCTCGGTAGGTGAACCTATTAACCCAGAAGCGTGGGAGTGGTACTACAAAACGATTGGTAACGAGCAATCTCCAATTGTTGATACATGGTGGCAAACCGAAACGGGCGGTATCCTAATTGCCCCACTACCGGGCGCTACCGACCTAAAACCGGGCTCAGCGACTCGTCCATTCTTCGGTGTACAACCTGCGCTAGTAGATAACATGGGTAACATCATTGAAGGCGCTACCGACGGCAACCTCGTCATTCTAGACTCGTGGCCTGGTCAAATGCGTACCGTTCATGGCGATCATGACCGTTTTGAGCAGACATATTTCTCTACCTTCAAAGGCATGTACTTCACCAGTGATGGTGCTCGTCGTGATGAAGACGGCTACTACTGGATTACTGGTCGTGTTGATGACGTACTGAACGTATCTGGTCACCGTATGGGTACTGCTGAGATTGAGTCAGCGCTAGTTGCATTCGATAAGATTGCAGAGGCTGCGATTGTCGGTATTCCTCACGACATCAAAGGCCAAGCGATTTACGCTTACATCACGCTTAATGATGGCGAGTTCCCAACCGCAGAGCTTCATAAAGAAGTGAAAGACTGGGTACGTAAAGAGATCGGCCCTATTGCGACACCAGATGTACTGCACTGGACCGATTCATTACCGAAAACACGTTCAGGTAAGATCATGCGTCGTATCCTACGTAAGATAGCAACGGGCGATACCGGCAACCTTGGTGATACTTCAACGCTAGCTGACCCAAGTGTAGTTGATAAGCTGATCGCAGAGAAAGCTGAATTGGCATAA
- the aroQ gene encoding type II 3-dehydroquinate dehydratase — protein MSTKFRILVLNGPNLNLLGLREPAHYGSQTLDQIISSLTEQAKTQDVELSHLQSNREYELIEAIHSAYQDIDFIIINPAAFTHTSVALRDALLGVAIPFIEVHLSNVHAREPFRHHSYLSDKAEGVICGLGAQGYQFALTAAIHKLQSK, from the coding sequence ATGTCTACAAAGTTTCGCATTCTAGTTTTAAATGGCCCAAACCTTAACCTGTTAGGCCTAAGAGAACCGGCACACTACGGCTCTCAAACACTTGACCAGATTATTAGCTCACTAACCGAGCAAGCGAAAACACAAGATGTTGAGCTATCGCACTTACAGTCAAATCGTGAGTATGAACTGATCGAAGCTATCCATAGTGCATATCAAGATATTGATTTCATTATCATCAACCCAGCAGCCTTTACACATACCAGTGTGGCGTTGCGTGATGCACTACTTGGTGTAGCGATCCCATTTATTGAAGTGCACCTATCGAATGTTCACGCACGTGAACCTTTTAGGCACCACTCTTACCTCTCAGATAAAGCAGAAGGGGTAATCTGTGGCTTAGGCGCACAAGGCTACCAATTTGCTTTGACTGCTGCGATTCACAAGTTGCAGTCAAAATAA
- the accB gene encoding acetyl-CoA carboxylase biotin carboxyl carrier protein has translation MDIRKIKKLIELVEESGIAELEISEGEESVRISRNGTAPVAAPIQYAAAPAPAAAPAPAAAPAPAAAPEAAEAPAAVTGHQVLSPMVGTFYGAPSPDAKPFVKVGQQVNAGDTLCIVEAMKMMNQIEADKSGVVTAILVEDGQPVEFDQALVIIE, from the coding sequence ATGGATATTCGCAAAATCAAAAAGCTGATCGAATTGGTTGAAGAGTCTGGTATCGCAGAACTAGAAATCTCTGAAGGTGAAGAGTCAGTACGCATCAGCCGCAACGGCACTGCACCTGTAGCAGCACCAATTCAATACGCAGCAGCTCCGGCTCCAGCAGCGGCACCAGCTCCTGCAGCAGCTCCAGCTCCAGCGGCGGCTCCAGAAGCAGCTGAAGCTCCAGCAGCAGTAACTGGCCACCAAGTTCTTTCTCCAATGGTTGGTACGTTCTACGGCGCACCAAGCCCAGACGCAAAACCATTCGTAAAAGTTGGTCAACAAGTTAACGCTGGCGACACACTATGTATCGTTGAAGCAATGAAGATGATGAACCAAATCGAAGCTGATAAGTCTGGTGTTGTAACTGCAATCCTTGTTGAAGACGGCCAACCAGTTGAGTTCGACCAAGCTCTAGTAATTATCGAATAA
- the accC gene encoding acetyl-CoA carboxylase biotin carboxylase subunit, giving the protein MLDKLVIANRGEIALRILRACKELGIKTVAVHSTADRDLKHVLLADETICIGPARGIDSYLNIPRIISAAEVTGAVAIHPGYGFLSENADFAEQVEQSGFIFVGPKAETIRIMGDKVSAITAMKKAGVPCVPGSDGPLNDDEAANKAHAKRIGYPVIIKASGGGGGRGMRVVRTEGELTEAIAMTRAEAKACFNNDMVYMEKFLENPRHVEVQVIADGQGGAIHLGERDCSMQRRHQKVVEEAPAPGITEEMRKYIGERCTRACLEIGYRGAGTFEFLYENGEFYFIEMNTRIQVEHPVTEMVTGVDLIKEQLRVAAGQPLSFTQDDIKIKGHAIECRINAEDPEKFLPSPGKIERFHAPGGMGVRWDSHIYTGYTVPPHYDSMIGKLITYGENRDVAISRMKNALGEMIVEGIKVNISLQESIMNDENFQHGGANIHYLEKKLGLQ; this is encoded by the coding sequence ATGTTAGATAAATTAGTAATCGCGAACCGTGGTGAGATTGCACTACGTATTCTGCGAGCATGTAAAGAGCTAGGCATTAAAACGGTTGCTGTTCACTCAACAGCTGACCGTGACCTTAAGCACGTACTGCTAGCAGACGAAACCATTTGTATCGGTCCTGCTCGTGGTATCGATAGCTACCTAAACATCCCTCGTATCATCAGCGCAGCTGAAGTTACGGGCGCTGTTGCTATCCACCCTGGTTACGGCTTCCTATCTGAAAACGCAGACTTCGCTGAACAAGTTGAACAAAGCGGTTTCATTTTCGTTGGTCCTAAAGCAGAAACTATCCGCATCATGGGTGACAAAGTTTCAGCAATCACGGCAATGAAGAAAGCAGGCGTACCTTGTGTACCTGGTTCTGACGGTCCGCTAAACGACGACGAAGCAGCAAACAAAGCACATGCTAAGCGCATTGGCTACCCAGTGATCATCAAGGCGTCTGGCGGCGGCGGCGGTCGTGGTATGCGTGTTGTTCGCACTGAAGGTGAACTAACAGAAGCAATCGCAATGACACGTGCTGAAGCAAAAGCATGTTTCAACAACGACATGGTTTACATGGAGAAATTCCTAGAAAACCCACGTCACGTTGAAGTACAAGTAATTGCTGACGGTCAAGGCGGTGCTATCCACCTTGGTGAGCGTGACTGTTCAATGCAGCGTCGTCACCAGAAGGTTGTTGAAGAAGCGCCAGCTCCAGGTATCACTGAAGAGATGCGTAAATACATCGGTGAACGTTGTACTCGTGCATGTCTAGAAATCGGCTACCGCGGTGCAGGTACATTTGAATTCCTATACGAAAATGGCGAATTCTACTTCATCGAAATGAACACTCGTATTCAAGTAGAGCACCCAGTAACAGAGATGGTAACTGGCGTTGACCTAATCAAAGAGCAACTACGTGTTGCTGCTGGTCAACCTCTATCTTTCACGCAAGACGATATCAAGATCAAAGGTCACGCGATCGAATGTCGTATCAACGCGGAAGATCCAGAGAAGTTCCTACCTTCACCTGGTAAGATTGAGCGCTTCCACGCTCCTGGTGGTATGGGCGTTCGTTGGGACTCTCACATCTACACTGGCTACACAGTTCCACCACACTACGATTCAATGATCGGTAAGCTAATCACTTACGGTGAGAACCGTGATGTTGCGATTTCTCGTATGAAGAACGCACTAGGTGAGATGATTGTAGAAGGCATCAAAGTAAACATCTCTCTACAAGAGTCGATCATGAACGACGAGAACTTCCAACACGGTGGTGCAAACATCCACTACCTTGAGAAGAAACTTGGTCTTCAATAG
- the prmA gene encoding 50S ribosomal protein L11 methyltransferase gives MPWIQIKLNATNENAEQIGDMLMEETGALSVTFLDAQDTPVFEPLPGETRLWGDTDILALYDAEIDTGVVLAQIKASNMFPADFAHKVEQIEDKDWEREWMDNFHPMKFGERLWICPSWRDIPEPDAVNVMLDPGLAFGTGTHPTTALCLEWLEGLDLTGKTVIDFGCGSGILAIAAIKLGAAKVIGIDIDPQALLASKDNAERNGVAEQLEVFLPQDQPEGLLADVVVANILAGPLRDLSGIIKGLVKPNGVLAMSGVLDTQAEDVATYYRDELHIDPIIEQQEWCRISGRKQG, from the coding sequence ATGCCTTGGATTCAAATCAAGCTTAATGCTACCAATGAAAATGCCGAACAAATCGGCGACATGTTAATGGAAGAGACTGGTGCTCTATCTGTAACTTTCCTGGATGCACAAGATACCCCTGTATTTGAGCCTCTGCCGGGTGAAACTCGCCTTTGGGGTGACACTGACATTCTTGCGCTTTACGACGCTGAGATTGATACAGGTGTCGTTCTAGCGCAGATTAAAGCAAGCAACATGTTCCCTGCAGACTTTGCTCATAAAGTTGAGCAAATTGAAGACAAGGATTGGGAACGTGAATGGATGGACAACTTCCACCCAATGAAGTTTGGTGAGCGTTTATGGATTTGCCCAAGCTGGCGCGATATCCCTGAACCTGACGCGGTAAACGTAATGCTAGACCCTGGCCTTGCATTCGGTACTGGCACTCACCCAACAACAGCATTGTGTCTTGAGTGGCTTGAAGGATTAGATCTGACAGGCAAAACCGTTATCGACTTCGGTTGTGGCTCAGGCATCCTAGCGATCGCAGCGATCAAACTAGGCGCAGCAAAAGTTATCGGGATCGACATTGATCCTCAAGCACTACTAGCATCAAAAGACAACGCAGAGCGCAATGGCGTTGCAGAGCAACTTGAGGTGTTCTTGCCACAAGATCAGCCTGAAGGCTTGCTAGCAGACGTTGTCGTTGCCAACATTCTTGCCGGTCCACTGCGCGATCTTTCAGGCATCATTAAAGGCTTAGTTAAGCCAAATGGTGTGCTTGCGATGTCGGGTGTTTTAGATACACAAGCGGAAGATGTTGCGACTTATTATCGTGATGAGCTTCACATTGATCCGATTATCGAGCAGCAAGAGTGGTGTCGAATCTCTGGTCGCAAGCAAGGCTAG
- the dusB gene encoding tRNA dihydrouridine synthase DusB, producing MKIGNYQLKNNLIVAPMAGVTDRPFRELCLRYGAGMAVSEMMSSNPKVWKTSKSQQRMVHEGESGIRSVQIAGADPQLMAEAAQFNVDNGAQIIDINMGCPAKKVNKKLAGSALLQYPDLIEEILKAVVNAVDVPVTLKTRTGWDTDNRNCVQIAKIAEDCGIQALALHGRTRACMYKGEAEYKHIKAAKQAVSIPVIANGDIDSPEKAKFVLEYTGADALMIGRPAQGRPWIFNEILHYLENGTTMDPLPISEVKDIMLGHVHALHEFYGEFLGPRIARKHVGWYLKEHEQASEFRRTFNALEAGDLQLEALEGYFDNVAP from the coding sequence TTGAAAATCGGAAATTATCAACTTAAGAACAATCTAATCGTCGCTCCAATGGCTGGCGTAACGGATAGACCATTCCGTGAGTTGTGTCTTCGCTACGGTGCGGGGATGGCAGTCAGTGAAATGATGTCCTCCAATCCAAAGGTTTGGAAAACGTCGAAGTCTCAGCAGCGTATGGTACATGAAGGCGAATCGGGCATTCGTTCAGTACAAATCGCTGGTGCAGATCCACAGCTTATGGCCGAGGCTGCGCAATTCAATGTAGATAACGGTGCGCAAATCATCGATATCAACATGGGTTGTCCAGCAAAAAAAGTGAATAAGAAGCTTGCGGGCTCTGCCCTACTTCAGTATCCAGACCTCATTGAAGAGATCTTGAAAGCTGTAGTAAACGCAGTCGACGTTCCAGTAACGTTAAAGACTCGTACAGGCTGGGATACAGATAACAGAAACTGTGTCCAAATCGCTAAAATAGCCGAAGACTGCGGCATACAGGCACTTGCCCTTCACGGGAGAACTCGCGCTTGTATGTACAAAGGTGAGGCAGAATACAAACACATTAAAGCGGCGAAACAAGCTGTATCTATTCCGGTTATTGCTAACGGTGATATCGATAGCCCGGAAAAAGCGAAGTTTGTGCTGGAGTACACCGGCGCTGACGCTTTAATGATTGGTCGTCCTGCCCAAGGTCGTCCATGGATTTTTAACGAAATCCTACACTATTTGGAAAACGGCACCACGATGGACCCACTCCCGATTTCGGAAGTGAAAGACATCATGCTTGGCCATGTTCACGCTCTACATGAATTTTATGGAGAGTTTTTAGGCCCTCGCATCGCTCGTAAGCATGTGGGTTGGTACCTAAAAGAACATGAACAAGCGAGTGAGTTTCGCCGTACCTTCAACGCACTCGAAGCAGGTGATCTGCAGCTTGAGGCGTTAGAAGGTTATTTTGATAACGTTGCACCATAA
- the fis gene encoding DNA-binding transcriptional regulator Fis, with protein MFEQNLTSEALTVTTVTSQDQITQKPLRDSVKASLKNYLAQLNGQEVSELYELVLAEVEQPLLDTIMQYTRGNQTRAATMMGINRGTLRKKLKKYGMN; from the coding sequence ATGTTCGAACAAAATCTGACTTCAGAAGCATTGACAGTGACTACAGTAACATCACAAGACCAAATCACGCAGAAACCACTACGTGATTCAGTGAAAGCATCATTGAAAAACTACCTTGCTCAATTAAACGGTCAAGAAGTCAGCGAGTTATACGAACTAGTATTAGCTGAAGTTGAACAGCCACTACTAGACACCATCATGCAGTACACTCGCGGTAACCAAACTCGCGCAGCAACTATGATGGGTATCAACCGCGGTACTCTTCGCAAGAAACTTAAAAAATACGGCATGAACTAA
- the zntR gene encoding Zn(2+)-responsive transcriptional regulator: MFQIGELAKRCGVTADTLRFYEKNNLIAPASRSESGYRLYDENNQKQVTFILKSKELGLSLDEIKELLEIRLEATQHSCAEVKSITTAKLEMIDEKITELTKIRTALKKINDACCGHIDDNASHCSILAALDSENVEKGRCCS; this comes from the coding sequence ATGTTTCAGATCGGTGAATTAGCGAAACGATGCGGTGTGACAGCCGATACCTTACGCTTTTATGAAAAAAATAATTTGATTGCCCCAGCGAGCCGCAGTGAATCGGGTTATCGCCTATATGATGAAAATAACCAAAAACAGGTGACCTTTATTCTCAAATCTAAAGAGTTGGGGCTTAGTTTAGATGAGATTAAAGAATTGCTCGAGATTCGCTTGGAAGCGACGCAACATAGCTGTGCCGAAGTGAAGTCCATCACCACCGCCAAGTTGGAGATGATTGATGAGAAGATTACTGAGTTAACCAAGATTCGCACTGCGCTTAAAAAGATTAACGATGCGTGTTGTGGCCACATAGATGACAACGCTAGCCATTGTTCGATTCTGGCTGCACTAGATTCAGAAAATGTTGAAAAAGGCCGTTGTTGTAGCTGA
- the purH gene encoding bifunctional phosphoribosylaminoimidazolecarboxamide formyltransferase/IMP cyclohydrolase: MNNARPIRRALISVSDKTGIVEFAQALANRGVDILSTGGTARLLAEKGISVTEVSDYTGFPEMMDGRVKTLHPKVHGGVLGRRGQDDDVMETHGINPIDMVVVNLYPFAETVAKEGCTLADAVENIDIGGPTMVRSAAKNHKDVTIVVNAHDYDRVIAEMDANEKSLTLETRFDLAIAAFEHTASYDGMIANYFGTMVPSYGENKEGDEESKFPRTFNQQFEKKQDMRYGENSHQAAAFYVEANPEEASVSTARQIQGKALSYNNIADTDAALECVKEFDEPACVIVKHANPCGVALGENILEAYDRAFKTDPTSAFGGIIAFNRELDAATATAITERQFVEVIIAPSVSAEAVEIVAAKKNLRLLECGEWTTKTTGFDVKRVNGGLLVQDRDQGMVSEDDLKVVSKRQPTAEELKDALFCWKVAKYVKSNAIVYSKGDMTIGVGAGQMSRVYSAKIAGIKAADEGLQVEGCVMASDAFFPFRDGIDAAAEAGIKCVIQPGGSMRDDEVIAAADEHGMAMIFTGMRHFRH; this comes from the coding sequence ATGAATAACGCTCGTCCAATTCGCCGCGCTCTAATCAGCGTATCAGACAAAACTGGTATCGTTGAATTTGCACAAGCTCTTGCTAACCGTGGTGTAGATATCCTATCTACCGGTGGCACTGCTCGCCTGCTTGCTGAAAAAGGCATCTCTGTTACAGAAGTATCTGACTACACTGGTTTCCCAGAAATGATGGACGGCCGTGTTAAGACTCTGCATCCAAAAGTTCATGGTGGTGTTCTAGGCCGTCGCGGCCAAGACGATGACGTGATGGAAACACACGGTATCAACCCTATCGATATGGTTGTTGTAAACCTATACCCATTCGCAGAAACCGTTGCCAAAGAAGGTTGTACGCTTGCTGACGCTGTTGAGAACATCGACATCGGTGGTCCAACAATGGTTCGCTCTGCAGCGAAAAACCACAAAGACGTAACTATCGTTGTTAACGCTCACGACTACGACCGTGTTATCGCTGAAATGGACGCGAACGAGAAGTCTCTAACACTAGAAACTCGTTTCGACCTAGCTATCGCAGCATTCGAACATACAGCTTCTTACGACGGCATGATCGCTAACTACTTCGGCACTATGGTTCCATCTTACGGTGAGAACAAGGAAGGTGATGAAGAGTCTAAATTCCCTCGCACGTTCAACCAACAGTTCGAGAAGAAACAAGACATGCGCTACGGTGAGAACAGCCACCAAGCAGCAGCATTCTACGTTGAAGCAAACCCTGAAGAAGCATCAGTTTCTACTGCTCGTCAAATCCAAGGTAAAGCTCTTTCTTACAACAACATCGCTGACACAGATGCAGCACTTGAGTGTGTGAAAGAGTTCGACGAGCCAGCATGTGTGATCGTTAAGCACGCTAACCCATGTGGTGTAGCACTAGGTGAAAATATCCTAGAAGCTTACGACCGTGCGTTCAAAACAGACCCTACGTCTGCATTTGGCGGCATCATCGCATTCAACCGCGAACTAGACGCAGCAACAGCAACGGCTATTACTGAGCGCCAATTCGTTGAAGTTATCATTGCTCCTTCTGTTTCTGCTGAAGCAGTAGAAATCGTAGCGGCTAAGAAAAACCTTCGCCTACTTGAGTGTGGTGAGTGGACAACTAAGACAACTGGCTTTGACGTGAAGCGCGTTAACGGCGGCCTACTGGTTCAAGACCGCGACCAAGGCATGGTGTCTGAAGATGACCTGAAAGTAGTTTCTAAGCGTCAGCCAACGGCTGAAGAGCTAAAAGATGCCCTATTCTGCTGGAAAGTAGCGAAGTACGTGAAATCTAACGCGATCGTTTACTCGAAAGGTGACATGACTATCGGCGTAGGCGCAGGCCAAATGAGCCGCGTTTACTCTGCGAAAATCGCAGGCATCAAAGCTGCAGACGAAGGTCTACAGGTTGAAGGTTGTGTAATGGCATCAGACGCATTCTTCCCATTCCGTGACGGTATCGACGCGGCTGCAGAAGCTGGCATCAAGTGCGTTATCCAACCGGGTGGCTCTATGCGTGATGACGAAGTTATCGCAGCAGCAGACGAGCACGGCATGGCGATGATCTTTACTGGCATGCGTCACTTCCGCCACTAA
- the purD gene encoding phosphoribosylamine--glycine ligase: MNVLIIGAGGREHALGWKAAQNPNVETVFVAPGNAGTALEPKLENVNIGVEDIAGLVAFAQEKKIELTIVGPEAPLVIGVVDAFREVGLPIFGPTQAAAQLEGSKAFTKDFLARHDIPTGSYANFTEIEPAIAYVREQGAPIVVKADGLAAGKGVIVAMTLEEAEDAIKDMLAGNAFGEAGSRVVIEEFLEGEEASFIVMVDGSSVLPMATSQDHKRVGDKDTGPNTGGMGAYSPAPVVTPEIHNRILEEVIYPTVRGMDAEGAPYTGFLYAGLMIDADGTPKVIEYNCRFGDPETQPIMMRMESDLVELCLMAIDEKLDEAESKWDPRASIGVVLAAGGYPADYAKGDVISLPTSEVEGQKIFHAGTANNEAGDVVTNGGRVLCATALGNTVSEAQERAYALTKQVSWNGMFHRNDIGYRAIAREQEQ, encoded by the coding sequence ATGAATGTATTGATTATCGGTGCTGGCGGTAGAGAACATGCTTTGGGTTGGAAAGCAGCACAAAACCCAAACGTTGAAACAGTTTTCGTCGCTCCAGGTAACGCAGGGACTGCACTTGAGCCAAAACTTGAGAACGTAAACATCGGAGTTGAAGACATTGCTGGTCTAGTGGCGTTTGCTCAAGAGAAAAAAATCGAACTGACTATCGTTGGTCCAGAAGCACCACTGGTTATTGGTGTGGTTGACGCGTTCCGCGAAGTGGGCCTGCCAATCTTTGGTCCAACTCAAGCGGCGGCTCAGCTAGAAGGCTCTAAAGCATTCACTAAAGACTTCCTAGCTCGTCACGATATCCCAACCGGTTCTTACGCGAACTTCACTGAGATTGAGCCAGCTATCGCTTATGTTCGTGAGCAAGGCGCACCAATCGTTGTTAAAGCTGATGGCCTTGCCGCTGGTAAAGGCGTTATCGTTGCGATGACTCTTGAAGAAGCAGAAGACGCAATCAAAGACATGCTAGCAGGCAACGCATTTGGCGAAGCTGGCAGCCGCGTGGTTATCGAAGAGTTCCTTGAAGGCGAAGAAGCAAGCTTCATCGTGATGGTTGACGGCTCTAGCGTTCTGCCTATGGCCACCAGCCAAGACCACAAACGTGTTGGCGACAAAGACACTGGTCCTAACACGGGCGGCATGGGTGCTTACTCTCCAGCTCCAGTGGTAACGCCTGAAATCCACAACCGTATCCTTGAAGAAGTTATCTACCCAACAGTACGTGGTATGGATGCAGAAGGCGCACCTTACACTGGTTTCCTTTATGCGGGCCTAATGATCGACGCTGACGGCACTCCGAAAGTTATTGAATACAACTGCCGCTTCGGCGATCCAGAAACGCAACCTATCATGATGCGTATGGAGTCAGACCTTGTTGAACTTTGCCTAATGGCTATAGACGAGAAGCTGGACGAAGCAGAATCTAAGTGGGATCCACGTGCTTCTATCGGTGTTGTTCTTGCGGCTGGCGGCTACCCTGCTGACTACGCAAAAGGTGACGTAATTTCACTGCCAACAAGCGAAGTTGAAGGTCAAAAGATTTTCCACGCTGGTACTGCAAATAACGAAGCTGGCGATGTTGTGACAAACGGTGGTCGTGTACTTTGTGCAACAGCACTAGGTAACACGGTTTCTGAAGCTCAAGAGCGTGCTTACGCGCTAACTAAGCAAGTGAGCTGGAATGGTATGTTCCACCGCAATGACATTGGTTACCGTGCGATTGCGCGCGAGCAAGAGCAGTAA
- a CDS encoding DUF1481 domain-containing protein has protein sequence MKKAFLLVSLLSTFLIGCSSTSPRKNLEQFETYTGGQVMGDATSFYWVTNKLTQPHTSADYVTVGDYGLYQTDYAWSEGVLREFIREGEQRNASNELAPYRVHVRFNKSGEAVYQQYRIAGKILPIRSSQLENYKKEASQVLETTAKQNDEGFKLVQGYWNGQSFETCSGKEFSSIDINQALPNFVINRLASVESYAAFLGSDSLGKITVEELLMLAEESHDCVARPSLLKSSE, from the coding sequence ATGAAAAAAGCATTTCTCCTCGTTTCACTATTATCTACATTTCTCATTGGCTGTTCTTCAACAAGCCCTCGCAAAAACCTAGAACAATTTGAAACTTACACCGGCGGCCAAGTCATGGGCGACGCGACAAGTTTTTACTGGGTGACCAACAAGCTCACGCAACCTCATACATCAGCAGATTACGTTACCGTCGGTGATTACGGTTTGTATCAAACTGATTATGCCTGGTCGGAAGGTGTACTTCGCGAGTTTATCCGTGAAGGCGAGCAACGCAACGCATCGAATGAACTGGCCCCATATCGTGTTCATGTACGTTTCAACAAGTCAGGCGAAGCTGTGTACCAGCAGTACCGCATTGCTGGCAAAATTCTACCTATCCGCTCTTCACAGTTAGAGAACTATAAGAAAGAAGCCTCACAGGTCTTAGAGACCACGGCTAAGCAGAATGACGAAGGGTTCAAATTGGTCCAAGGTTATTGGAACGGTCAATCTTTCGAAACTTGCTCGGGTAAAGAGTTTTCAAGCATCGATATTAACCAAGCCTTACCCAACTTTGTGATTAACCGTTTGGCATCAGTGGAAAGTTATGCGGCGTTTCTTGGCAGTGACTCACTAGGAAAAATCACGGTAGAGGAGCTATTGATGTTAGCGGAAGAAAGCCATGATTGTGTTGCAAGACCATCACTGCTGAAGAGTAGCGAATAG